Proteins from one Caldisalinibacter kiritimatiensis genomic window:
- a CDS encoding DUF3048 domain-containing protein, translating into MRRINPLIITVLILSIMFSLIGCNNKATEGVNEIESDNVEYTEQEEKQNKDGEEVNNKEEKEEDDEKQEIVKEEKGIPSPLSGTYGPKEKVNRRPVAVMFDNHPKARWQAGLSQAEIVYEFLVEYPYTRYMGIFLLNDPDHIGPIRSTRPYFITALLEYDPIYVRVGGSEAAKADVRRLKIADIDGLSSSSKVFWRYYKTGKTRPNNMYSSLEVIREEQRRRGYRLKGNYEGFKFNKEDKNIDGNSANTVIIKYNKSNTTKYVYDEEKKVYKRYKDGKLHIDELDKTAIKAKNIIIQRAKTEVIDNVGRLSIDLVGKGRGYYITNGKAIRITWEKSSRNGKTRFYDSSNKEIKLNSGVTWIQVTKLSTDITIE; encoded by the coding sequence ATGAGAAGGATAAACCCGCTAATTATAACAGTACTTATCCTAAGTATTATGTTTAGTTTGATTGGTTGTAACAATAAAGCAACCGAAGGGGTAAATGAGATTGAAAGTGATAATGTAGAATATACTGAGCAAGAAGAAAAACAAAATAAAGATGGAGAAGAAGTTAATAATAAAGAAGAGAAGGAAGAAGATGATGAAAAACAAGAAATTGTAAAGGAAGAAAAAGGTATACCATCGCCTTTAAGTGGGACTTATGGACCAAAAGAAAAAGTTAATAGAAGACCAGTAGCAGTAATGTTTGATAATCATCCTAAGGCAAGATGGCAAGCTGGTTTGAGTCAGGCAGAAATAGTATATGAATTTCTAGTAGAATATCCTTATACAAGATATATGGGTATATTTTTATTAAATGACCCAGACCATATAGGGCCAATAAGAAGTACAAGACCATATTTTATAACGGCTTTACTAGAGTATGACCCAATTTATGTTAGAGTAGGGGGAAGTGAGGCTGCAAAGGCTGATGTTAGAAGACTAAAGATTGCAGATATTGATGGACTTTCTAGTTCATCTAAAGTATTCTGGAGATATTATAAAACTGGTAAAACAAGACCTAATAATATGTATTCGAGTTTAGAAGTTATAAGAGAAGAACAACGTAGAAGAGGATATAGATTAAAAGGAAACTATGAAGGATTTAAGTTTAATAAAGAGGATAAAAATATAGATGGTAACTCTGCAAATACTGTTATTATAAAATATAATAAAAGTAATACTACTAAATACGTTTATGATGAGGAAAAAAAGGTATATAAAAGATATAAGGATGGCAAACTTCATATTGATGAGTTGGATAAAACAGCTATAAAAGCAAAAAATATTATTATTCAAAGGGCAAAAACTGAGGTAATAGATAATGTAGGTAGACTATCAATTGATTTAGTTGGAAAAGGCAGAGGATATTATATAACAAATGGCAAGGCAATTAGAATTACATGGGAGAAAAGCTCAAGAAATGGAAAGACTAGATTCTATGATAGTTCAAATAAAGAGATAAAATTAAATTCAGGAGTTACGTGGATACAAGTAACTAAACTTAGTACAGATATAACAATTGAATAG
- a CDS encoding hemolysin family protein, with protein MSYFELYIRIFILFIFLLLSAAFSSSETALTSLTVSKIRKIREYNEEGANLLRRAKKKLNIILTTILIGNNIVNIAATAILTELTVTLFKGSNSTLIATAIMTTLILIFGEITPKSFAAQNPAKVAIKSIKILEFLSKIFWPIIFILNKITTFIVKILGGKVESNQYFVTEEEIRLMVDIGEEEGVLEQQEREMIEGVFEIDDIEVTEVMVPRIDIIAVSEDATLNEVLDLIITYGHSRIPVFKDSIDNIVGILYAKDTLTVLSKDTYKEEISISKLMRPAYYVPETKKINKLLKELQQNKIHMAIVLDEYGGTEGLVTIEDILEEIVGDILDEYDNEIDMIEKTDDSLYLVKAGVSLEEINEIFNTDLPEEDFDSLGGFVFSTLGRLPVRGDIVEYDDLCMTVTKVQNRRIKQIQISKIRNDQ; from the coding sequence TTGTCGTATTTTGAGTTATATATTAGAATTTTTATATTGTTTATATTTTTATTACTTTCAGCTGCTTTTTCAAGCTCAGAAACTGCCCTTACATCATTAACCGTTAGCAAAATAAGAAAAATAAGAGAATATAATGAAGAAGGGGCTAATTTATTAAGAAGAGCTAAGAAAAAGTTAAATATAATATTAACTACTATATTAATTGGAAATAACATTGTCAATATAGCAGCAACTGCTATTTTAACTGAATTAACGGTTACATTGTTTAAAGGAAGTAACTCAACATTAATAGCTACTGCTATTATGACTACTTTAATATTGATATTTGGTGAGATTACACCAAAATCTTTTGCAGCACAGAATCCTGCAAAGGTAGCTATAAAAAGTATAAAAATTCTTGAATTTTTATCAAAGATATTTTGGCCAATAATCTTTATTCTAAATAAAATTACAACATTTATTGTTAAGATTCTTGGAGGAAAAGTTGAGAGTAACCAATACTTTGTTACAGAAGAAGAAATAAGACTTATGGTAGACATAGGAGAAGAAGAAGGAGTTTTAGAACAACAAGAGCGAGAAATGATTGAAGGTGTATTTGAAATTGACGATATAGAAGTGACAGAGGTAATGGTACCAAGGATTGATATTATAGCTGTTTCTGAAGATGCAACACTCAATGAAGTATTAGATTTAATAATTACTTATGGACATTCTAGAATTCCAGTATTTAAAGATAGTATTGACAATATAGTGGGGATACTTTATGCTAAGGATACATTAACCGTTCTATCTAAAGATACATACAAAGAAGAAATAAGTATATCAAAGTTAATGAGACCAGCTTATTATGTGCCTGAGACCAAGAAAATTAATAAACTATTAAAGGAACTTCAACAGAATAAAATACATATGGCTATAGTTCTAGATGAATATGGAGGTACAGAAGGATTAGTAACAATAGAAGACATTTTAGAAGAAATAGTTGGAGATATTTTAGATGAATATGATAATGAAATAGATATGATTGAAAAGACCGATGACAGCTTATATTTAGTTAAAGCTGGAGTATCTTTAGAAGAGATAAATGAAATATTTAATACAGATTTACCAGAGGAGGATTTTGATTCATTAGGAGGATTTGTTTTTAGTACATTAGGAAGATTGCCTGTAAGAGGGGACATTGTTGAATATGACGATTTATGTATGACTGTAACAAAGGTACAGAATAGACGTATAAAACAAATCCAAATTAGTAAAATACGAAATGACCAATAG
- a CDS encoding diacylglycerol kinase, giving the protein MKVRKLIDSFNYAVSGIVYALKTQRNMRIHFTIAFFTLLLSLFLNLNRTELIVLVLTISLVIVSEMVNTSIEKTIDMYTEKYHPLAEIAKNVAAGAVLISAVNAIIVAYLLFFDRLNPYTRVVIIKIKNSPIHLTFISILLVIIITIVIKTKTAIGTPLKGGIISGHAAIAFVVATTITFITENTLVSTLSFFIAALVGQSRIEGKIHTTTQVFVGAVLGILITVLLFQVAG; this is encoded by the coding sequence ATGAAAGTAAGGAAGCTAATCGATAGTTTTAACTATGCTGTATCAGGAATAGTATATGCTTTAAAAACTCAAAGAAATATGAGGATACATTTTACTATAGCTTTTTTTACATTATTATTAAGCCTTTTTTTAAATTTAAACAGAACCGAGTTGATAGTTTTAGTACTTACTATCTCATTGGTGATAGTATCTGAAATGGTTAATACTTCAATAGAAAAAACTATTGATATGTATACTGAAAAATATCATCCATTAGCTGAAATTGCAAAAAATGTAGCTGCTGGAGCCGTTCTAATATCAGCAGTAAATGCAATTATAGTTGCATATCTGCTTTTTTTTGATAGATTAAATCCATATACTAGGGTAGTAATTATAAAGATAAAAAATTCCCCTATACATTTGACTTTTATAAGTATTTTATTAGTGATAATAATAACTATAGTTATTAAAACAAAAACAGCTATAGGAACACCATTAAAGGGTGGAATTATAAGTGGACATGCTGCAATAGCTTTTGTTGTTGCAACGACTATTACGTTTATCACAGAAAACACTTTAGTTTCTACTTTAAGTTTTTTTATAGCAGCGTTAGTGGGGCAAAGTAGAATAGAAGGTAAAATACATACCACTACACAAGTATTTGTAGGGGCAGTATTAGGAATACTTATTACTGTACTACTTTTTCAAGTTGCGGGCTAG
- the ybeY gene encoding rRNA maturation RNase YbeY, whose translation MDVLIDNRQDKIDIEVDIEEIVQKVCKECLIYENKSLNYEISISFVDNKEIKRLNGIYRGKDKPTDVLSFPMEDDDDTNNFEEKILLGDIVISAEKAMEQSKEYGHSFIREVAYLTAHSMFHLMGYDHMTEKEKQIMRQKEKDIMKKIKIFKNN comes from the coding sequence ATGGATGTACTAATCGATAATAGACAGGATAAAATAGATATTGAAGTAGATATAGAGGAAATTGTACAAAAGGTATGTAAGGAATGCTTAATCTATGAAAATAAATCTTTGAATTATGAAATAAGCATATCTTTTGTTGATAATAAAGAAATTAAACGTTTAAATGGTATATATAGAGGCAAAGATAAACCAACTGACGTTTTATCATTTCCTATGGAAGATGATGACGATACTAACAATTTTGAAGAAAAGATTTTGTTAGGAGATATAGTAATTTCAGCTGAAAAAGCAATGGAGCAATCAAAGGAGTATGGACATAGTTTTATAAGGGAGGTAGCATATTTAACAGCCCATAGTATGTTTCATTTAATGGGGTATGACCATATGACTGAGAAAGAAAAACAGATAATGCGACAGAAAGAAAAAGATATAATGAAAAAAATAAAGATTTTTAAGAACAATTAA